In the genome of Kineosporia sp. NBRC 101731, one region contains:
- a CDS encoding Fic family protein, whose product MTVSLGESLAALENLPGVAAAVQSARTACTEIRWHNALRRRSAEARAEATVRSARSSAALEGARYPVDLIRDIARGASVLPDDASGRLALAAVRVYSEAAQLEKSLSAAPAQALARLHLSAAGGLLPAEQVGRPRQGTELPADGIGEPSTAPVGRALGARLEGITDLLAAPDSAPALVVAALVHAEILTARPFVAGNGLVARAVAHAVMVGRGLDPMGVVVWEAAHLDAGPAYHRSLQAYTSGRVDAVADWLVQCADAVVKGAGEGRVVCDAVTRGRVSGTSE is encoded by the coding sequence GTGACTGTTTCCCTGGGCGAGAGCCTGGCTGCCCTGGAGAACCTGCCGGGCGTGGCCGCGGCGGTGCAGTCGGCCCGCACGGCCTGCACCGAGATCCGGTGGCACAACGCCCTGCGCCGCCGCTCGGCCGAGGCCCGGGCCGAGGCCACGGTGCGCTCGGCCCGCAGCTCCGCCGCGCTGGAGGGTGCCCGCTATCCCGTCGACCTGATCCGGGATATCGCCCGGGGCGCCTCCGTCCTCCCGGACGACGCCTCCGGCCGCCTGGCCCTGGCCGCGGTGCGGGTCTACTCGGAGGCCGCCCAGCTGGAGAAGTCTCTCTCCGCCGCCCCGGCCCAGGCGCTGGCCCGGTTGCACCTGTCGGCGGCCGGCGGTCTGCTGCCGGCCGAGCAGGTGGGTCGCCCGCGTCAGGGCACCGAACTTCCCGCCGACGGCATCGGGGAGCCCTCGACCGCGCCCGTGGGCCGGGCTCTGGGAGCCCGGCTGGAGGGGATCACCGATCTGCTCGCCGCGCCCGACTCGGCCCCGGCCCTGGTGGTGGCCGCCCTGGTGCACGCCGAGATTCTCACCGCCCGGCCCTTCGTGGCGGGCAACGGGCTGGTCGCCCGGGCCGTCGCCCACGCGGTGATGGTCGGGCGGGGGCTGGACCCGATGGGCGTGGTGGTGTGGGAGGCCGCCCACCTGGACGCCGGCCCGGCCTACCACCGCAGTCTCCAGGCGTACACGAGCGGACGGGTGGACGCGGTGGCGGACTGGCTGGTGCAGTGTGCGGACGCGGTGGTCAAGGGGGCGGGCGAGGGCCGCGTGGTCTGCGACGCGGTCACGAGGGGACGCGTGTCCGGCACCTCGGAGTAG
- a CDS encoding DUF4244 domain-containing protein — protein sequence MADIGAADPAGGTGHGERTAMQVRAVKSGHHFQERFSAALRRRRDCVGSIRQMRERGASTAEYAMTMLAACAFAGVLLAIIRSSAVKGLVLAIIQKALSI from the coding sequence ATGGCCGACATCGGGGCGGCCGACCCGGCCGGGGGCACCGGCCACGGGGAGAGGACAGCCATGCAGGTTCGTGCGGTGAAGTCGGGTCACCATTTCCAGGAACGGTTTTCGGCCGCTCTGCGCCGCCGGCGCGACTGCGTCGGATCCATCCGTCAGATGCGCGAGAGGGGCGCCAGCACCGCGGAGTACGCCATGACCATGCTCGCCGCGTGCGCCTTCGCGGGCGTACTACTGGCCATCATCCGCAGCAGCGCGGTGAAGGGCCTGGTGCTCGCGATCATCCAGAAGGCGCTGAGTATCTGA
- a CDS encoding HAD-IB family hydrolase: MGEGAVGPGLEAAFFDLDKTVIARSSTVAFSRPLHAGGLLTRSAMLRSAYAHFIYHASGADHTQMEHMRDLVSRMVIGWEVQQVSDIVATTLAELIAPIVYEEATALIAEHKAAGRDVVIVSASGIELVEPIGALLGVDHVVATRMVIDEGRYTGAIEYYAYGVNKAEAIRELAAERGYHLERCYAYSDSITDLPMLETVGHPVVVNPDKGLRREAMIRDWPVQDFVRPVSLRPRFPAQKTGTAALGTAAAGAAAGLVWYASRRKDSGREAARVRRAPSRPES; encoded by the coding sequence ATGGGTGAAGGCGCGGTCGGTCCGGGGCTCGAGGCGGCGTTCTTCGATCTGGACAAGACGGTTATCGCCAGATCGAGCACGGTGGCGTTCTCCCGGCCGCTGCACGCCGGGGGTCTGCTGACCCGGTCCGCGATGCTCCGCAGCGCCTACGCGCATTTCATCTACCACGCGAGTGGTGCCGATCACACTCAGATGGAACACATGCGCGACCTGGTCTCGCGCATGGTCATCGGCTGGGAGGTGCAGCAGGTGAGTGACATCGTCGCCACCACGCTGGCCGAGCTGATCGCGCCGATCGTCTACGAGGAGGCCACGGCCCTCATCGCCGAGCACAAGGCGGCGGGCCGCGACGTCGTCATCGTCTCCGCCTCCGGGATCGAGCTGGTCGAGCCGATCGGGGCCCTGCTGGGGGTCGATCACGTGGTTGCCACCCGGATGGTCATCGACGAGGGGCGCTACACCGGCGCCATCGAGTACTACGCCTACGGCGTGAACAAGGCCGAGGCCATCCGCGAACTGGCGGCCGAGCGCGGCTACCACCTCGAGCGCTGTTACGCCTACAGCGACTCGATCACCGATCTGCCGATGCTCGAGACGGTCGGGCATCCCGTCGTGGTCAATCCCGACAAGGGCCTACGGCGCGAGGCGATGATCCGGGACTGGCCGGTGCAGGACTTCGTCCGTCCCGTCAGTCTGCGTCCGCGGTTCCCGGCGCAGAAGACCGGAACCGCGGCTCTGGGTACCGCCGCGGCCGGAGCTGCAGCCGGCCTGGTCTGGTATGCCAGCCGGCGCAAGGATTCCGGCCGGGAGGCCGCCCGCGTGCGTCGGGCGCCGTCCCGGCCGGAATCGTAA
- a CDS encoding sodium-translocating pyrophosphatase yields the protein MQGSLAATTTADVNLEGRNLTLVVVVFVISIIALGVAAAFRRLVLAAPDGTRSMVEIGTAVQEGAAAYLRRQFRTLAAFVVLVLIVLFLLPGDTEIRIGRGIFFIVGALFSAAIGYLGMSLAVRANVRVAEAARNGDRDGGMQLAFRTGGFVGMCTVGLGLLGASSVVLIYGGDAPSVLEGFGFGAALLAMFMRVGGGIFTKAADVGADLVGKVEQNIPEDDPRNAATIADNVGDNVGDCAGMAADLFESYAVTLVAALILGKAAFGVEGLVFPLIVPALGALTAVLGVVITRTRPGESGLTAINRGFGISAVVSAVLCGIASFTYLPSSFGEFTGGDTVVQGLEGNPRLIAFAAVMVGIVLAGVILWLTGYYTGTDKRPTKDVAATTTTGAATVVLSGIGLGLESAVYTTAVIAGAVFLAFSLGGVSVWLSLFLIALAGCGLLTTVGVIVAMDTFGPVSDNAQGIAEMSGDVDGEGAQILTELDAVGNTTKAITKGIAIATAVLAATALFGSYTDAWQTALAESGVALDELGRSFSLEIVQPNTLVGLMLGAAVVFLFSGLAINAVTRAAGAIVVEVRRQFREHPGIMDYSEKPDYGRVVDICTRDSLRELATPGLLAALAPVAVGFGLGIGPLAGYLAGAIGAGALMAVFLANAGGAWDNAKKIVEDGHHGGKGSPAHAAAVIGDTVGDPFKDTAGPSINPLIKVMNLVAVLIAPAVVQLSVGQDASAGLRYTIAGTAVAIIVIALFITKGRTVDYGDDASSGTGAPVTAGHPATSVTSPVERRPVAQTVDVDETAPSASTGRSTTQ from the coding sequence ATGCAAGGCTCTCTGGCTGCCACCACTACGGCAGATGTGAATCTCGAAGGACGAAATCTGACGTTGGTGGTCGTGGTCTTCGTGATCTCGATCATCGCGCTCGGAGTGGCGGCGGCATTCCGCCGGCTCGTCCTGGCGGCCCCTGACGGCACAAGAAGCATGGTCGAGATCGGCACTGCCGTGCAGGAAGGCGCCGCCGCCTACCTGCGCCGGCAGTTCCGCACCCTGGCTGCCTTCGTCGTCCTCGTCCTGATCGTCCTCTTCCTTCTCCCCGGGGATACGGAGATACGGATCGGCCGGGGAATCTTCTTCATCGTCGGTGCGCTCTTCTCCGCCGCCATCGGCTACCTGGGCATGTCCCTGGCGGTCCGGGCAAACGTCCGCGTCGCCGAGGCCGCGCGCAACGGTGATCGCGACGGAGGCATGCAGCTGGCCTTCCGCACCGGTGGATTCGTCGGCATGTGCACCGTCGGTCTGGGCCTGCTCGGAGCCTCGTCCGTGGTGCTGATCTACGGCGGCGACGCCCCCTCGGTCCTGGAGGGCTTCGGCTTCGGCGCCGCCCTGCTGGCCATGTTCATGCGTGTCGGCGGTGGCATCTTCACCAAGGCCGCGGACGTCGGGGCCGACCTGGTCGGCAAGGTCGAGCAGAACATCCCGGAAGACGACCCGCGCAACGCCGCGACCATCGCGGACAACGTGGGCGACAACGTCGGTGACTGCGCCGGTATGGCCGCCGACCTGTTCGAGTCCTACGCCGTCACCCTGGTCGCGGCACTGATCCTCGGCAAGGCCGCCTTCGGCGTCGAAGGTCTGGTCTTCCCGCTGATCGTGCCCGCGCTGGGCGCGCTCACCGCGGTGCTGGGCGTCGTCATCACCCGCACCCGGCCGGGCGAGAGTGGTCTGACCGCCATCAACCGGGGCTTCGGCATCTCGGCCGTGGTCTCGGCCGTGCTCTGCGGGATCGCCTCCTTCACCTACCTGCCCTCGTCCTTCGGCGAGTTCACCGGCGGCGACACCGTCGTGCAGGGTCTGGAGGGCAACCCCCGCCTGATCGCCTTCGCCGCGGTGATGGTCGGGATCGTCCTGGCCGGCGTGATCCTGTGGCTCACCGGGTACTACACGGGTACCGACAAGCGCCCCACCAAGGACGTCGCGGCCACCACCACGACCGGTGCGGCCACCGTGGTGCTCTCGGGCATCGGGCTCGGTCTGGAGTCTGCGGTCTACACCACCGCGGTCATCGCCGGCGCCGTGTTCCTGGCCTTCAGCCTGGGCGGCGTCTCGGTCTGGCTGTCGCTGTTCCTCATCGCGCTGGCCGGTTGCGGTCTGCTGACCACGGTCGGCGTCATCGTCGCGATGGACACCTTCGGCCCGGTCAGCGACAACGCCCAGGGCATCGCCGAGATGTCCGGCGACGTGGACGGGGAGGGCGCGCAGATCCTCACCGAGCTCGACGCCGTCGGCAACACCACCAAGGCCATCACCAAGGGCATCGCGATCGCCACGGCCGTGCTCGCGGCGACCGCCCTGTTCGGTTCCTACACCGACGCCTGGCAGACGGCGCTCGCCGAGAGCGGCGTGGCCCTGGACGAGCTCGGGCGCAGCTTCAGCCTCGAGATCGTCCAGCCCAATACCCTGGTCGGCCTGATGCTGGGTGCGGCGGTGGTCTTCCTCTTCTCCGGTCTGGCGATCAACGCCGTCACCCGGGCCGCCGGGGCCATCGTGGTCGAGGTGCGGCGCCAGTTCCGGGAGCACCCCGGGATCATGGACTACAGCGAGAAACCGGACTACGGCCGGGTGGTGGACATCTGCACCCGCGACTCGCTGCGCGAGCTGGCCACCCCCGGTCTGCTCGCCGCCCTGGCCCCGGTCGCCGTCGGCTTCGGCCTGGGCATCGGCCCGCTCGCCGGGTACCTGGCCGGGGCCATCGGGGCCGGTGCCCTGATGGCGGTGTTCCTGGCCAACGCCGGTGGCGCCTGGGACAACGCGAAGAAGATCGTGGAAGACGGCCACCACGGTGGAAAGGGCTCTCCGGCCCACGCCGCCGCGGTGATCGGTGACACGGTCGGTGATCCGTTCAAGGACACCGCGGGCCCGTCCATCAACCCGCTGATCAAGGTGATGAACCTGGTCGCGGTGCTGATCGCGCCGGCCGTCGTGCAGCTCAGCGTGGGCCAGGACGCCTCCGCCGGACTGCGTTACACGATCGCCGGGACGGCCGTGGCGATCATCGTGATCGCCCTGTTCATCACCAAGGGCCGGACGGTCGACTACGGCGACGACGCGTCCTCCGGCACGGGGGCACCGGTGACGGCCGGCCATCCGGCCACGTCGGTGACGAGTCCGGTGGAACGCCGGCCGGTGGCTCAGACGGTGGACGTCGACGAGACCGCGCCCTCCGCGTCCACGGGCCGCAGCACCACGCAGTAA
- the ssd gene encoding septum site-determining protein Ssd, with protein sequence MRAPQRAPQVAPLLHPHRTAAGRRALVVGIIGGCGGAGASVLAAALARASARTGPTLLVEIDQLGGGADLLLGAEDEPGLRWPDLTSARGRLLPGSLSGSLPLIDGVHVLATARSGPATGPSAAAVTAVLDSAGAEYAVVVLDLPRHLDEAASTAVRVVDAGLVVVPAEVRATAAARRVVASLRPRVADLRVVLRGPVPAGLDPNSIGTALGLPPAGLLSPEPGLKAALDRGEPPGLRRRGPLARFCRELLEELA encoded by the coding sequence GTGAGGGCTCCCCAGCGGGCGCCGCAGGTGGCGCCGCTCCTCCATCCGCACCGCACCGCCGCGGGTCGCCGGGCCCTGGTCGTCGGGATCATCGGTGGTTGCGGGGGCGCCGGGGCGAGTGTGCTGGCAGCGGCCCTGGCCCGGGCGTCGGCCCGCACCGGCCCGACCCTCCTGGTCGAGATCGACCAGCTCGGTGGCGGGGCCGACCTGCTGCTCGGCGCGGAAGACGAACCCGGCCTGCGCTGGCCCGATCTGACCTCGGCCCGGGGCCGGTTGCTGCCGGGCAGCCTGTCGGGCTCGTTGCCGCTGATCGACGGCGTGCATGTGCTGGCCACGGCCCGTTCCGGACCGGCCACCGGTCCCTCCGCCGCCGCCGTGACCGCCGTGCTGGACTCGGCCGGGGCCGAGTACGCCGTGGTGGTGCTGGATCTGCCCCGGCATCTGGACGAGGCCGCCAGTACCGCTGTGCGGGTCGTGGACGCGGGATTGGTAGTTGTGCCCGCCGAGGTCCGCGCGACGGCCGCAGCGAGGCGTGTGGTGGCCTCCCTGAGGCCGCGAGTGGCCGATCTGCGCGTCGTGCTCCGCGGGCCCGTACCGGCCGGTCTCGATCCGAACAGCATCGGCACCGCACTCGGCCTGCCCCCGGCCGGGCTGCTGTCGCCCGAACCGGGGCTGAAGGCGGCCCTGGACCGGGGTGAGCCTCCCGGGCTGCGCCGCCGGGGGCCGCTGGCCCGGTTCTGCCGGGAACTGCTCGAGGAGCTGGCGTGA
- a CDS encoding TadA family conjugal transfer-associated ATPase, translating to MRTSEAALSAVVTRLRGGLAGHDRPGQHELAAMVAATSAGLGQVLGRDDVLAVTERISAELWGLGPLQPFLRLPGVTDVLVNGPGEVWIDRGEGLARVPCPAALSHESAVRALATRLASAGGRRLDDAAPYADARLEGGIRLHAVIPPIAPTGTLISLRVLRAEPLRLETLVETGSLPAGWAPVLRSMIAARAAFLVSGGTGAGKTTLLTSLLSLVPAAERIVLVEDVGELRPAHPHLVRLEARHANVEGAGEVSLEALVRQALRMRPDRVVVGECRGAEVRDLLAALNTGHAGGCGTVHANAPADVPARLEALGALAGLSADAVRAQAAAALDAVVHVERRGNRRQVTQIAVARRDGRGALTMLPALTADPRHPSAEGSRGPGWPALAERLDGGCG from the coding sequence GTGAGGACGTCCGAGGCGGCCCTCTCGGCGGTCGTCACCCGGTTGCGGGGCGGCCTGGCCGGTCACGACCGCCCGGGACAGCACGAACTCGCGGCGATGGTCGCGGCCACGTCGGCCGGGCTGGGGCAGGTGCTCGGGCGGGACGACGTGCTCGCGGTGACCGAGCGAATCAGCGCAGAACTGTGGGGACTCGGCCCGCTGCAGCCGTTCCTGCGTCTGCCGGGTGTCACCGACGTACTGGTGAACGGCCCGGGCGAGGTCTGGATCGATCGGGGCGAAGGACTCGCCCGGGTGCCCTGCCCGGCCGCGCTGTCGCACGAGAGCGCGGTGCGGGCGCTCGCCACCCGGCTGGCGTCGGCCGGGGGCCGTCGGCTCGACGACGCCGCGCCCTACGCCGATGCCCGGCTGGAGGGCGGAATCCGGCTCCACGCGGTGATTCCGCCGATCGCCCCGACCGGCACGCTGATCTCGCTGCGGGTGCTCCGGGCGGAGCCGCTGCGTCTGGAGACACTGGTCGAGACCGGTTCGCTACCCGCCGGCTGGGCGCCGGTGCTGCGGTCGATGATCGCCGCACGGGCTGCGTTCCTGGTCAGTGGGGGCACCGGCGCCGGGAAGACGACCTTGCTGACCTCCCTGCTGTCACTCGTACCGGCCGCCGAGCGGATCGTGCTGGTCGAAGACGTCGGTGAGCTCCGCCCCGCTCACCCCCATCTCGTTCGCCTGGAAGCCCGGCACGCCAACGTCGAGGGAGCGGGCGAGGTTTCGCTGGAGGCCCTGGTGCGTCAGGCGCTGCGCATGCGACCCGACCGGGTGGTGGTGGGCGAGTGCCGGGGCGCCGAGGTGCGTGACCTGCTGGCCGCCCTCAACACCGGGCACGCGGGCGGGTGCGGCACGGTGCACGCGAACGCTCCCGCCGATGTACCCGCCCGGCTCGAGGCCCTGGGGGCGCTCGCCGGGCTCTCGGCCGATGCGGTGCGGGCCCAGGCCGCTGCCGCGCTCGACGCGGTGGTGCATGTGGAACGGCGCGGGAACCGGCGCCAGGTCACGCAGATCGCGGTGGCCCGGCGGGATGGACGAGGGGCATTGACCATGCTGCCCGCGCTGACGGCCGACCCGCGACATCCCTCCGCCGAGGGTTCACGGGGGCCGGGGTGGCCGGCACTGGCCGAACGGCTGGACGGAGGATGCGGATGA
- a CDS encoding ATP-binding protein: protein MAGVELRFPPAAEYVRTARLVAVAVARRAGLTHDLEELRLAVGEVCARAVRRCDAADCDEPVTMFVDDTGPRLVVEVTDAAKIAPSPQTEPEQVSLSLIEGLADYVEVRTHQGISGAQVHLEWWPPASFEPGR from the coding sequence GTGGCCGGTGTCGAGCTGCGGTTCCCACCGGCTGCTGAATATGTCCGCACGGCACGGCTGGTCGCCGTCGCGGTGGCTCGCCGTGCCGGATTGACGCACGACCTGGAAGAGCTGCGCCTGGCCGTGGGCGAGGTCTGCGCCCGGGCCGTGCGGCGCTGCGACGCGGCCGACTGCGACGAGCCGGTGACGATGTTCGTGGACGACACCGGTCCCCGCCTCGTGGTCGAGGTGACCGACGCGGCGAAGATCGCCCCATCACCTCAGACCGAGCCCGAGCAGGTGTCGCTCTCCCTGATCGAGGGCTTGGCCGACTACGTCGAGGTCCGCACCCATCAGGGCATTTCCGGCGCCCAGGTGCACCTGGAGTGGTGGCCGCCAGCGTCTTTCGAACCTGGCCGGTAA
- a CDS encoding LytTR family DNA-binding domain-containing protein: MTAIGRGRTTGPRWTHPPDPAPLRALIVDPDGAALARMTQFLRADPRISAVRTTRNRAGALQILRDDPVDLLVCDVSTPGLDGPHLARALARIDRHPHLVFTVPARQHPPRSFELDSVEYVDKPVTAERLAEAVRRTVAASTDETIAVELAGVTRFIRRSQILFVQAQGDYARLHTATGSHLIRVPLTTLEERWEPYGFLRIHRSTMVALPHVDEVRTVGGRMRVRLRGRTLQVSRRQGRHVREVLLAGAGEPPPRADHAERTQQPRVADAG; encoded by the coding sequence GTGACGGCAATTGGTCGGGGCAGAACTACCGGTCCGCGATGGACCCATCCCCCGGACCCGGCTCCGCTACGGGCACTCATCGTTGACCCGGACGGAGCGGCACTCGCTCGGATGACACAGTTCCTCCGGGCCGATCCGCGGATCAGTGCTGTGCGCACCACGCGTAACCGCGCGGGAGCGTTACAGATACTTCGCGACGATCCGGTCGACCTTCTGGTCTGCGACGTGTCCACACCCGGGCTGGACGGGCCGCACCTGGCCCGTGCCCTCGCCCGGATAGACCGACATCCACATCTGGTGTTCACGGTTCCGGCCCGGCAGCATCCACCCCGTTCGTTCGAGCTGGACTCGGTGGAGTACGTCGACAAGCCGGTGACCGCCGAGCGTCTGGCCGAGGCGGTGCGACGCACGGTCGCGGCCTCGACGGACGAGACCATCGCCGTGGAACTGGCGGGCGTCACCCGGTTCATCCGGCGCTCGCAGATCCTGTTCGTACAGGCCCAGGGCGATTACGCCCGCCTGCACACGGCGACGGGCAGCCATCTCATCCGGGTGCCCCTGACCACCCTCGAAGAGCGCTGGGAACCCTACGGTTTCCTGCGTATCCACCGCAGCACGATGGTCGCGCTGCCGCATGTGGACGAGGTGCGCACGGTCGGGGGACGCATGCGGGTCCGGCTGCGTGGTCGCACGCTCCAGGTCAGCCGGCGCCAGGGCCGGCACGTGCGCGAGGTGCTGCTCGCCGGGGCCGGCGAACCACCGCCGCGCGCCGACCACGCGGAGAGAACCCAGCAGCCGCGGGTCGCTGACGCCGGCTGA
- a CDS encoding TadE family type IV pilus minor pilin encodes MNQLDGRGGEHATPARPAARFRSAPGRPRNAWPVDDTQTDRGSITAEFALLLPVLVVLLTAILSAATAGVRQLQCIDAARAGARAAARHDDARPAATAVGPEGAQVAVSDGTGSVTVRVSDEVSLPLPWHPHITVGAESTAQVEPEAGP; translated from the coding sequence ATGAATCAACTGGACGGCCGGGGTGGCGAGCACGCCACCCCGGCCCGCCCGGCCGCGCGGTTCCGTTCCGCCCCGGGGCGGCCCCGCAACGCCTGGCCAGTAGACGACACCCAGACCGACCGCGGCAGCATCACCGCCGAGTTTGCGCTTCTTCTGCCGGTTCTCGTGGTGTTACTGACGGCGATCCTCAGTGCCGCCACGGCCGGGGTGCGACAGCTGCAGTGCATCGACGCGGCCCGGGCCGGAGCCCGGGCCGCAGCACGTCACGACGACGCCCGGCCGGCCGCGACCGCTGTCGGCCCGGAGGGAGCGCAGGTGGCCGTGTCGGACGGGACCGGCTCGGTCACGGTCCGGGTGTCGGACGAGGTGTCACTTCCACTGCCCTGGCATCCACACATCACGGTGGGGGCGGAGAGCACCGCCCAGGTGGAACCGGAGGCCGGCCCATGA
- a CDS encoding Rv3654c family TadE-like protein encodes MTARIGADRRHGPRRGDTGPEPAPGIPPRASTGTGYHPGTGASPARSPRAVSRQSPQTASGPSSRVLPRPGRVAVSRPEPGTGGLPSHCPPAGPQSRCSPLIGVLDDRGSGTVLHLALIATAALLMTAVLALGSAVSARHRAAAAADLAALAAVDSPSGCSAAADIATANGARLVRCVPERDGTVVVNVAVAAPGLHRDVLGSARAGPGPASMSPRTG; translated from the coding sequence ATGACCGCCAGAATCGGTGCCGACCGACGGCACGGTCCCCGCCGCGGCGACACCGGCCCCGAACCGGCACCGGGAATCCCACCTCGTGCCAGCACCGGCACGGGGTACCACCCGGGGACCGGGGCCTCGCCCGCCCGGAGCCCCCGGGCGGTATCGCGCCAGAGCCCTCAGACCGCATCCGGCCCCAGTTCCCGGGTGTTGCCCCGCCCGGGCCGGGTAGCCGTTTCCCGGCCGGAGCCTGGCACCGGGGGCCTCCCGAGCCACTGCCCTCCGGCCGGCCCGCAGTCCAGGTGTTCTCCCCTGATCGGCGTACTCGACGACCGGGGATCGGGCACGGTGCTGCATCTGGCGCTGATCGCCACCGCCGCCCTCCTGATGACGGCCGTGCTCGCCCTCGGCTCGGCGGTGTCGGCGCGGCACCGGGCCGCGGCGGCTGCCGACCTGGCGGCACTGGCCGCCGTGGACTCCCCCTCGGGCTGTTCGGCGGCGGCCGACATCGCGACGGCCAACGGCGCCCGGCTGGTGCGATGCGTCCCCGAAAGAGACGGGACCGTTGTCGTGAACGTCGCGGTCGCGGCACCGGGACTGCACCGAGATGTCCTCGGCAGCGCCCGTGCGGGGCCCGGACCTGCATCGATGTCACCCCGAACGGGTTGA
- a CDS encoding GtrA family protein, whose protein sequence is MTAPTSPDFATSTGGRHKVAGQRRKTIGQLIRFAGVGVLSTLAYSVLYLILRSFMNSFAANTLALLITAVANTAANRRVTFGVRGNEGLAGDHAVGLLAFAVGLALTNGSLAVIHGVGVDAHWVEVVVLTVANAISTVLRFIALRMRLPKAG, encoded by the coding sequence ATGACCGCACCGACCAGCCCGGACTTCGCCACAAGCACCGGTGGCAGGCACAAAGTCGCAGGTCAGCGCCGCAAGACGATCGGTCAGCTGATCCGCTTCGCCGGGGTCGGCGTGCTCAGCACCCTGGCCTACTCGGTGCTCTACCTGATCTTGCGCAGTTTCATGAACTCCTTCGCCGCCAACACGCTGGCCCTCCTGATCACCGCAGTTGCCAACACCGCGGCCAACCGGCGGGTCACTTTCGGGGTCAGGGGCAACGAAGGTCTGGCCGGGGACCACGCCGTCGGGCTGCTGGCGTTCGCCGTCGGGCTGGCGCTGACGAACGGCTCGCTGGCGGTCATCCACGGGGTCGGTGTGGACGCGCACTGGGTCGAGGTGGTCGTGCTGACGGTGGCCAACGCGATCTCCACGGTGCTGCGGTTCATCGCCCTCCGGATGAGGCTGCCGAAGGCTGGTTAG